From the genome of Platichthys flesus chromosome 10, fPlaFle2.1, whole genome shotgun sequence:
ttgttttgtttttttggagtgTAAAGATGGAAATCAGAGGAATGAAATTAGTAGCTTGTTCAATGCACTTTTTTATTATGGGACATTTCCATTTGCGGCACCTAGTTGAGGGCTGAGACTCCTCGGAAAGAATGAAGGGTGCAACTGAAGAGCGGGGCTAGGAAAAACGGAAAAGGGCTTGTGAGGTGTTGGGGACCCCGGCTGGGCCGCTGGAAACACATCAGTAATCTGTCAGATGGCAGAGATGGGATTTGTGGGAAGAGGTGACACTCCTACATTAAGTTTAAAATCCTCCCCTGTCTGTCACCCactttgtagaaaaaaaaaaaaatggcggGGTGGGCATCGGTCTCTGTCCCCTCCACATCTCTGTCCACTCCGACACACTTGGCATTGACCCGCATGCCTGTGAAAACGTGATTGTGACGTGTGGACTCTGGTCGAGGATTGCCTACGACATGGAACGCACCAGTTACACAATCAGTTCTGCCTGAGAAAAAAGTTGCACCCACTTTTCAGAGGTTGTATAATTGTGAGGAGTCAGTATTTTTATGGTTGGGAAAAAAATGATCCTCCACAGAAAATGtacagttggaaaaaaaaacattttgtacacCATGCTTGATGTTTGAGATAcgattgattaaaaaaaaaatacaaaaaaagatattaaaatgttGAGGAATGTTCCATTTTCCTGTATATTGTACCTCTATTTATTTGCCTTATTTAGTTTGCTATATTTTGTATGTACACACAGCATTACAGcaaaatgttatattaaaaatatgaaatatgaataattaaacTGTGGTCCGTGTATGATGGATAGTTTTGAGACTTGTATAAGAatgagaatcttttttttttctttttcgtttccataattttattttgttttgtatttttttctcacCCTGTGTCTTTTTGTAGGGTTACAATAAAGTTTTGTCCCTTACAAGtgattgtttattgttttcGGTCAGTATCACCAGAACTCAATGTGAGAATAATGCTTACATACTTTAAGGAAACTCAAGTCAGAAAGATAGAGAGAACAAGAAGGTGGAAGAAAGGGGAATAAACCTCCACAGTCATGGCTGCTTCAAGTGTCCCCCGGAAAAGAGAGTTTTTGCCACAGAATGGATTTTCATGGACTTCATTTTCTACAAAGAAGGACATGGAGGTCTCCAAAGAGGCCAGAATGCTTGGTAGGCTTCTAAAAGAGTGGAGAATGGACACAAGTTGTTATGGCAATCAATAGCATTGATATGATGTTGCACATGGATGGTGATGGTATTAAGTGTTGGAGTTCAGTGCAGTAATGGCCAAATCTAATCTATAAAGGTGCTGAAACTATGGTTGATTTCATTGATTTGTTCATCAACAGAACCAATTCAAATAGTTTGATAACATATTGGTAAATGTCAATTATCACAAAAAATTCTCCTTTGTTTTTGACCGCACCCACATCTTTTGCAGGCCTAAAAATGTATGATCTAGTTTTATTTGATAATTGtataaataacaaattataaATGCAGTGGAATACAACAACCTGTAGACTTTGAGACATTGTGGAAGCAAAATGTGTTTGATAAATTGATCATATgatctaacaataggtttttaataCATGCTAATGTTAAAGGACCTCACATATAATGAAGAATAGACTAAAGCTCAAGCCTCCGGTGAGATAATACGTGTGTGATGTTGCATACTTTAATATCCAATAACCTTAAGTCTATTCTTCAATATATATGAGGTCCTCTTACATTAGCATTTATACAAACTAAAGCTGTTTAAATATATGGTAATGTCAAAGGATCTCTAATAAAGAATAGTCCAAAGATTATTGGATTTTAAAGTATTCACGTCTGTCCTGAGCTGAGGCTTGAGTATCGAGACTGGTGCATTTCTTTACCTACATGTCTAACTTACTGTATTTACTCCAGATGATATTTAATCATACCTATAGTCAGTTAAGAAGTTGATAGTTCAGAGAATGACAAACTGTTATATTACATGTGTATGGAAGAGATGGTTGGATAAACCTCCACCATGGACAACAGAGATTAACAGCATGAGAAATGACTTAATATGTATAAAAAGGGCAATGGTGATATAATCCCAGGAAAGTGAGAACAAGCAGAAACcgatattttaaataaagaatcaCCAGAAAGGACAACAGGACACCGctgtctttctcctccagcctggGAACTTCACCTATAGTGGCAAATAGTCTGTGATTCAGGAGGTGAAGGATTAACTGTCTGCTAGTCTTAAGATTTTTTAGCTGAAAGATTTCATGATGTCCTTTGTGGAGTCACACAACTCTCATCTTCTAAGCTAAGACATCATATAGTAAACAGTAGAATGCTTGATGTTAGAAAATGGTGCATAGATGCTCTACAAGCCTCCAGTGACTCacagtttgtatttaattctTTCAAACAGAACGGTGCATTTCAGTGAACTGGAAGCAATAAAGCTATAATACAAAAATGGCAATACTGAGTTCTTCAAAGACAATTCGTTAGAGCTGCTGCTCTAGAGTTTGTAACAGTGAAATACGCTGCATCAGGGTTTTCATTCATGctcatataataatattatatatattaagcCGAtatcaaacaacaaataatattaattacACTCTTTTAGGCAGTGTAATTGGTCATTTTAGTCATTAACATTTTACATCAGaggtaaaatgaaaaacagaaatagaaTGAAAGTCAATTAAATGCTCAAGTTGAGACAATTTCTTCACCAATTATGTAATTGACAAATAACTTTGAAGGTTCACGTTAGATACAAATGAATTAAAATCACTAAAACCTTCTGATAATTCCCACAGGTACTGAGAGGAAGACATAGGTTTGACACAAACCTGAGAAAAACAGCcaggacacagaaacacacacttctctgctctCGTCACTCTGTTGCTACTTCATTCTGTCTAGACCTTCATAAGTTATTCAATCAACTTTAACATTCATGTCATTTGCTCTTCATTGAAAACCTCCCGAGGCTTTTTAAAAGGAATACTAGGCTGCCCTCTAGAGGTAAAGAGAAACATTGCAGCCCTAAATCTATTCCAAACCTTCCCCTTGTTGATCGTACTGTTTAtgtgttcaaataaataaacaatctcTTGTATGTGATTATTTGCTTAACACTGTTAGATACATGATAACATGTAATGCTGTTTGAATAACATGATTCATTTAGTGTAAGAgaagcatagactgtatataaaggtgGACAACGTCacagccaaagcatcttgatcgccctctagtggctggctgcacttTGTCATAAaccatgcctcctccatgtcagttgATGGGGcatgaaccaaactaaagtTAAAGTAAAGTTCTTATTTTAATCGATGTTTGCTCAAGTGCAAACTTTTTTtgcttaatttgttttaaattagttttttgatgGCATGATAACAGGGCAACATCATGACTGACTGGTAGTCAGCTGGTACTGACCCGAGTTGGATTGGTCGAGTTCGGTTATCTTACCTTGCTACTGTCCTGATTGGTGCTGCCCAGACTATGGCTACAAATATGCAACATGGCGTtggtatctgggatattttaagttaatttctggatattgggAAGATGTGGTGAtgcgttgtccatctttagaTATGGTCCATCGAGATAAGTGCGGTTTGAGTAACTAAACAGGTCAAATATCACTGGTTATAAAGTGAGCTACAGGCAGAGTTTAGCAGATGCAGGCAAAAACACTTAATGTGGCATTTCTTTGAGATTATAACCtcttttaaatcattttcatgGCATTCATTTGATTTAGTAGAAAAATATTAAGATCCAAGTGAAAATTCAAACAGTCAGTTTTGAAGCTTCTCAGTTTTCCTGCGTCAGATTCACTGTTGGAGGATGTGGTCCTGGATGTCGATGAAAGTCCCTCTTCCCGCCCGTCTTACTGACCAGTTTCACATCcgtgatgatgatgtcatggctCACTGCCTTGCACATGTCATAGACGGTCAGCGCTGCCACTGACACAGCCGTCAAAGCCTCCATCTCGACCCCTGTCCTGCCCGTGGTGCTACACGTTGCTGTTATGACCGCGGcgtgctgcagctcctccaggtcaAAGGTGACAGAGGTGTGGTCTAAAGGGAGCGGGTGGCAGAGCGGGATGAGGGCCGAGGTCTGCTTGGAAGCCATGATGCCGGCCAACTGCGCCACTGACAAGGCGTCACCCTTTGCCAGCTGGTTATCTCGAAGTAGCTGGAAGGCAGTGGGACCCAAGACGACAGTGGCACGTGCTGTGGCTGTCCGACGAGTGGGAAGTTTCCCCCCGACATTCACCATGGTGGCTCGGCCCTgggcgtctgtgtgtgtcagctggacCTCAGTGGTGCCATTCAGGTGAGTGTTGTTTTGATCACTCACGGATTGTCTGAGTTTGGCGCTGGCGTCTTGGCTGGAGTTGTGGTTGAGGCACAGTCGAACACTGCGATGGTTAAGATATATTTTGGGATTTATCAATGTGCAAAAAATCGATATTCCTGTGATCCTGTGTACGTGGCTCCTAAAAGCTTTAGGACCCCTGGCTTGTGCGTACCTGAGACAGTCTTCATTAATGTGGCCTGTGACATTTGTGCGTGTGGTGCGGAGGGGCGGTGCTACACTGTGGAGGTCGTCCGTTACATtaggtttttctttctccctccacaAATGGGTTCCCCCACTCGTTAAGCTTCTAGAGCAGCCAACGATTACTGCTGGTGTTGAAGCGATGTGATCTGAAAGGCACAGAAACTTGTCTCTACTCAGGACTCTGCTGCTTGAAAGACCTGCGTGAGGAGCGGTTGTTCGAGAGGGGAATGTGTCTTTTGCGAGCCGGGGACCAATGGAGGAAGCCCTCTGACTCTCATGTGAGTTTGTCAGAGAAGCTGTCAAAGACTCTGTTGGCAAAAGAACATCAGTCACTGAAACTGCTCAACAAATCAAAACACTCAACATATTGTTAGCCTACAAAATCATATTTCTTTTCGCATCTGTTGCATGTTTAAAGGGTCATcaatttttaaatattcatatttgtatatttaagttAAGTAAACTTTAAACTGTTAACTGTTTAATTGTCAACTTCCAATTTACCCTAGTAATCAAAAAGCAGTTCTTATAAATCGTCGTGTTCTGGCGCGGTTTAGGTATCACTGCTGTTTTAAACGTATCATCTTAACACTGGTATTGAAGTGAGCAGTGAGAGaacagagtgagtgtgtgacatttgtACGTACAGCCATGTCACCCACCAATGAGGATCATAGGCCTGTTCTTCATCTGGGAGATACTCATCATgcctaaaaggaaaaacagggaGAGATCACTTCACACTCTCCAGTAATCACAACCCACTATCGATGTGTATGAATGAACTTCACACAAATCTACCTGCGTgctgtttcttcttcctgcCCACTGCTGCTCCGATGATTTGCAGTAGCTCTTCATCTGGTGCTCCGGAACGCAGGATGTCTCTGAGAGACACCTCAGAGTTGCCAAACAAGCACACCTTAGAGAAGACAAACAGCGAGGAGTGAGACCCTTAAATAGAAAAACCAACCTTTCTATCAGCTCATTGGAGAAGCACTGTAGCTGTACCTTGAGGTTCCCGTCTGCAGTGATGCGCAGGCGGTTGCAGGAGCCACAGAAATGTTCGGAC
Proteins encoded in this window:
- the mocs1 gene encoding molybdenum cofactor biosynthesis protein 1 isoform X1, with amino-acid sequence MAAPSSVFCRLLHRHNSSPLRKLYPRLVSSGARRPYSHQETEVELGESREPAAANFVPTVKSSQRQKRLRDDSLLPFSAFLTDNFGRRHSYLRISLTEKCNLRCQYCMPEDGVKLTPRNQLLSTSEVLTLARLFVQEGVDKIRLTGGEPLIRPDIVEIISELKKLKGLRTVAVTTNGMNLAKLLPKLKDAGLDLINVSLDSLVPVKFEFIVRRKGFHKVMEGIDKAIEMGYNPVKVNVVIMRGFNEDELLDFVALTEKKPVEVRFIEYMPFDGNKWNFKKMVSYQEMLDRIKQQWPQLEMVQTVPTDTAKIFKVQGFKGQVGFITSMSEHFCGSCNRLRITADGNLKVCLFGNSEVSLRDILRSGAPDEELLQIIGAAVGRKKKQHAGMMSISQMKNRPMILIESLTASLTNSHESQRASSIGPRLAKDTFPSRTTAPHAGLSSSRVLSRDKFLCLSDHIASTPAVIVGCSRSLTSGGTHLWREKEKPNVTDDLHSVAPPLRTTRTNVTGHINEDCLRYAQARGPKAFRSHVHRITGISIFCTLINPKIYLNHRSVRLCLNHNSSQDASAKLRQSVSDQNNTHLNGTTEVQLTHTDAQGRATMVNVGGKLPTRRTATARATVVLGPTAFQLLRDNQLAKGDALSVAQLAGIMASKQTSALIPLCHPLPLDHTSVTFDLEELQHAAVITATCSTTGRTGVEMEALTAVSVAALTVYDMCKAVSHDIIITDVKLVSKTGGKRDFHRHPGPHPPTVNLTQEN